GTTTGCCGATACTACTACTCCGCCTTTTACTTCAAGCAAAATTTGTATAATTTTATCCTTTTCCATACCTAAAATCGCCGCCATTGCGCCCTTGGATTTCTCGCCAGCCGCAGCCATAAGTTCGCCGCGTTTTGCGACTAAGTCGATACCCGTCGCAAAATCAAAAACTTCGCTTGCGTAAAGCGCGGAATATTCTCCTAAAGAATGCCCCATCGTATATGTCGGAAAAAGCCCGTTTTGCTTAAGCAAGTCGCAAATTATGCTTTCCACCAAAAAGAGCGCGGGTTGCGTATTTTGGGTTTGCTTGAGAATATCTTCGGGACCTTCAAAAATTATCTTTGTTAAATCGCGTTCTAAAATATCGTTTGCCTCTTCAAAACGTTTTTTTGCAAAGTCGTTATTGTCAAAGAGGTCTTTCCCCATTCCGACCGCCTGAGAGCCTTGTCCGGGAAATAAAAATGCTACTTTCATAATCAAACCTTCCTTTAAAATCTTATTATTATTCCGCCCGCGGTAATTCCGCCGCCGAGCGACGTTAAAGCCACAATATCGCCGTCTTTTATTCGACCGCCGTCCCACGCCTCTTCCATAGCCAAAGGAATGGTCGCCGAAGACGTATTTCCGTATTTTTGCAAGTTTATCATTACTTTGTCCGCCGACAAACCGAGCCGCTCGCCAACGCTTTCAATAATGCGAATGTTTGCTTGGTGAGGGATAAGCAGATTTATGTCAGCCACGCTCATACCGACTTTTGCGAGCGCTTGCTCTACCATTTCGGGCATAAGTTTGCACGCGTATTTGTAAATTTTTGTTCCTTCCATATTCAAAAAGCGCTTTTCGCCGAAACTCGGAAGCGCCAAATGCTCCGCGCCGCTTGGGTCTGTGTAATTTACGCAGGAAAGTATTCCCTTTTCACCCTCGCTCGCCTCAACGATAACCGCGCCCGCTCCGTCGCCGAAAAGTATGCAAGTGCCTCTGTCTTCCCAGTCAAGCGTTCGGGAGATGACTTCGCTTCCAACCATTAAAACCCGTTTGCTCTGACCACTCCGAATAAGCGAGTCCGCAACCGACAGTCCAAAAGTGAAGCCCGCGCAAGCCGCGGACAAATCAAACGCGAAAGCCCCTTTAATTCCGAGCTTGCCCGCAATGAGCGCCGCAGTCGATGGAAAAAAATTGTCGGGGGTAAACGTCGCGCAAATAACGGTATCTATGCTTTCGGCGGAGATTTGCGCTCGCTCGATTGCCTTTGTCGCCGCCAAAAATCCGAGTTCGCTCGCCGCGTCCGCTGGGGCGTTATCCCAAACCCTGCGCTCTTTTATTCCCGTGCGCTGAGTAATCCACTCGTCGGAAGTATCCAAATACTTCGCAAAGTGGTCGTTGTTCTTTATCGTCTGCGGAACAGCAGTCCCGATAGAAATAATTCTTGCTTTGATAAAACACCTTCCTTATAACGGTAAAACGGGCACAACTCCCGCGATTTGCACTTTTTCCCCTTAATTTGCACGAATAAAATAATAATTGCCTTTTGCAATAGTCAATGAATTTGGAAATTTTGCTGTTTTTTTGTGAAATTGGAGAATTTTAAGATTGTGTGATTTCCCAACTTCCGCCTTTGTCGGGACCGATACGGTGCATTACTCCTTTGTCTTTCAATCGCTTGACTTGGTATTTAATTCCACCTACGGAGAGCCCTAATAATTCCGCTATCTCAGGTATGCTGATTTTAGGGTTTTCGCTTACTACTGCAAGTATTTTTTCGCTTGCTTTCAGGGTAGTTTCCAAGTTTTCAGGATAGTTTTCTGAGTTTTCAGGATAGTTTTCTGGGTTTTCAGGATAGTTTTCTGAGTTTTCAGGATAGTTTTCTGGGTTTTCAGGATAGTTTTCTGAGTTTTCAGGATAGTTTTCTGAGTTTTCAGGATAGTTTTTCAAGTTTTCAGGGTAGTTTTCGGCTTCATCCATATCGCAATCAAACATCAAAGTTGCCTCTATTACTTTTTCGCTTACCGAAATTACGTTTTTTCCATATTTATTAACAATTTTTGGAATACCGCTTCCGAGTTGTTCCACAAATTCAAGGTCTTTAAGAACTCTCATAATCTCGCGATTTCTGGGCATAGACGTGCCGCCGTAAAATTTTTCCAATGTTAAGCCGTCCACCAATCCGCCGAAAGACGTAATCTCAATTCTGTCGGAATAAATTTGAAATATGGGCGTATCAAGACGAGAATAGTCGTTGTGAGCAAACGCATTTATTATGACTTCGTGAAGAATTTTTTTATCCACAAGATTTTTGTCAAGCCGTGTTTGCATTGGGCGCTTGCGGGATTGAGTTATGTTTTCCACATCGATTCTGTCTATAATTCTCTGCATAGCCGTAATAAGACAGCAATCCTTGTAATCTTCCCGCCCTATCAAATCAAGTTTATCTTTGCCGAAATACTTACCCATCCGAACAGAAATATTGTTATTGTCGGCAAACAAAAATGCAACTATATTGTATTTGCCGTCCTGCGTAAGAAAATCCAAAGTTGTTGCAAAATTGTCGTTCAAAGGCTTGTCTTTTAAGCCGTAGTAAAGCTTTAGTTGCTTAAACTCCAAATCTTGACGGCGAGACGGCATATTGGCAATCGAAGGATGGTGTCGTTTTCTTAATAATTTATCAATCATTGTATGTTG
The sequence above is a segment of the Chitinivibrionia bacterium genome. Coding sequences within it:
- the fabD gene encoding ACP S-malonyltransferase; translation: MKVAFLFPGQGSQAVGMGKDLFDNNDFAKKRFEEANDILERDLTKIIFEGPEDILKQTQNTQPALFLVESIICDLLKQNGLFPTYTMGHSLGEYSALYASEVFDFATGIDLVAKRGELMAAAGEKSKGAMAAILGMEKDKIIQILLEVKGGVVVSANENSPEQLVISGDLAAVESACEMLKAGGAKRALMLPVSGAFHSPLMKPAADEFSAYLQDKKFADAKYPLITNVRALAETSGETLKSLLVEQLLSPVRWVDCQKELFALEIGNAIEVGPGNVLKGLAKKTVEEMNIVNCANWESIISVVGQYK
- a CDS encoding ketoacyl-ACP synthase III, which gives rise to MKARIISIGTAVPQTIKNNDHFAKYLDTSDEWITQRTGIKERRVWDNAPADAASELGFLAATKAIERAQISAESIDTVICATFTPDNFFPSTAALIAGKLGIKGAFAFDLSAACAGFTFGLSVADSLIRSGQSKRVLMVGSEVISRTLDWEDRGTCILFGDGAGAVIVEASEGEKGILSCVNYTDPSGAEHLALPSFGEKRFLNMEGTKIYKYACKLMPEMVEQALAKVGMSVADINLLIPHQANIRIIESVGERLGLSADKVMINLQKYGNTSSATIPLAMEEAWDGGRIKDGDIVALTSLGGGITAGGIIIRF
- a CDS encoding putative DNA binding domain-containing protein, which codes for MIRNETNRVELKEKLTDDFEKTAVAFLNSDGGDIYIGINKDGIIAGVPNPDAVQLKIADRLKDNIRPSVMGLFDISTEIHDNKTVVVVNLASGSEKPYCIKQKGYCDSGCFIRIGSSSQPMQHTMIDKLLRKRHHPSIANMPSRRQDLEFKQLKLYYGLKDKPLNDNFATTLDFLTQDGKYNIVAFLFADNNNISVRMGKYFGKDKLDLIGREDYKDCCLITAMQRIIDRIDVENITQSRKRPMQTRLDKNLVDKKILHEVIINAFAHNDYSRLDTPIFQIYSDRIEITSFGGLVDGLTLEKFYGGTSMPRNREIMRVLKDLEFVEQLGSGIPKIVNKYGKNVISVSEKVIEATLMFDCDMDEAENYPENLKNYPENSENYPENSENYPENPENYPENSENYPENPENYPENSENYPENLETTLKASEKILAVVSENPKISIPEIAELLGLSVGGIKYQVKRLKDKGVMHRIGPDKGGSWEITQS